From the Paenibacillus sp. MMS20-IR301 genome, the window CCGGAGCCTTGCGTCCTGGAGGTACCATCATGAGGTGTATTTCACCAGAGAACTCCAGGCTGAGGGTAAGACGTTCGATCCGGACATGCGGGTCGTCTGCGAGACCTTCCGTCTGGTTGATACAAGTGGAAACAGATAAATTCTTATATTTTCAATAAGGGGCTGTAGCTCCTCCATATATTCAAAAAGGCTGCTTCTCCGGACGGAGAGGCAGCCTTCATTGTATAATTAGGATTTATTGTATGCTGATAGCTTCTGCGGACGGGTTAGAAATTCCAGATGCCCATAATCCAGCCGATGACCGAGATCCATAATGGAATACTGATCAGGATGCCCCATACCAGGCCGGTAGCAATATTGCCTTCTGCAGGTCTCGATACACTCTCCGGCGCAAGCGGAAGTCTTAACTCTTCTTGTTCCATGCGATCCCCTCCTAAAATATCTTATCGTCACAGCAGAGGAAAAAATGTAGACCGCCTGGCCCAAAAAGTTGCGCACTCCATAAATTTTTAGTTATATAGGCTCAGCGGCTTATTGTTGTAAAGGCTTACATGTTAAGTATTAACCATTTTTTGTCTTCTTTAAAACTTTCAGGCCATTACCGTTCATATATAATATGCAGTTCTTTAGTCCAATATGACCGGTTTTTCAGGATCATGCAGATACTGGAACAGCGTATGCAGCTGTGCCGCCGTATTCCGTTCTTCAGACAGCGCCGGCAGCTCATGTTCACCAAAAAAGGCTACTCCGCTCGTCTCTACACCTGCCGCAGCCGCACCGCCGGTAATCCGGCAAAGAATGAATATCTTGTAAACATGGTAGGGCTCCGGGGGATGCTGATGGAACTTCTTGTCCAGCACAGCGAGCAGCCTTACGGCTTCTGCCTGGTAACCGGACTCCTCGGCAATCTCTTTGACCACTACCTCACTCGGGGACAGGCCGATATCGGCCCAGCCGCCGGGAAGCGCCCATTTGCCGTCCAGCTTTTCGTGTACGAGCAGAATTTTATCATCCTGAAAAACCACGCCCCGGACATCCACTTTAGGTGTGCTGTAGCCGCCTTCTTCCGCGAAGGAGAGCCGGATGCGCTCCTTGCTCTCATAGGTATAATTAGCCAGAATGTCCACACTAAGCTCCCGCAACGCCTGATAACGCTCGATATCATACACATCCTTGGCATAGGTCAGTCCTGTCTGGGCAATACCCTGGATCTCCTTCG encodes:
- a CDS encoding NUDIX hydrolase is translated as MEPKWLTWAKEIQGIAQTGLTYAKDVYDIERYQALRELSVDILANYTYESKERIRLSFAEEGGYSTPKVDVRGVVFQDDKILLVHEKLDGKWALPGGWADIGLSPSEVVVKEIAEESGYQAEAVRLLAVLDKKFHQHPPEPYHVYKIFILCRITGGAAAAGVETSGVAFFGEHELPALSEERNTAAQLHTLFQYLHDPEKPVILD